The genome window GGATCAGGATAAGCAGGACGATACCGACGTCAAAATCATTCTGGCCAGCGGCAGTTTGTCCCCACCCAATCCATACCAGGAGGATCTGTTGAAGTACCTGCGGCGTTTTGCCGAGGAAGAGATCAAAAAGGACCTGGAATCGGCCCTCGGTGTGGCAGCGGTAAAGGTCAGCGGCGGCCTGGAGGATGAGATCCAGGTGCTGGTGGACCAGGATCGTCTATCCCAGCTGAATCTGACCATTGAAGACATCGCCCGCCAGCTGGGAGCGGAGAATGTCAACCTGTCAGGTGGTCGGCTCGATGAGGGGATCCAGCGATATCTGGTACGAACGTTGAATCAGTTCCAGTCGGTGGCGGAGATCGGCGATCTCATTATTACCCGACGCGGCGGTACCCCCGTCTACCTGCGGGACTTTGCTCTGGTACGCCAGGGGTACAAGGAGCGGGAAGCCATCACCCGCATGGGTGGAGTTGAAGCGGTGGAGATCGC of Candidatus Neomarinimicrobiota bacterium contains these proteins:
- a CDS encoding efflux RND transporter permease subunit, with protein sequence MNFIDISIRRRVTIAMFTISVLLFGLVSLSRLKINLLPDLSYPTLTVRTDYRGAAPAEVENLITKPIEESVGVVKNVQRVRSISRSGQSDVLLEFAWGTNMDFASLDVREKLDALELPLEVQRPVILRFDPSLDPIMRFGLYQETPTLDQDKQDDTDVKIILASGSLSPPNPYQEDLLKYLRRFAEEEIKKDLESALGVAAVKVSGGLEDEIQVLVDQDRLSQLNLTIEDIARQLGAENVNLSGGRLDEGIQRYLVRTLNQFQSVAEIGDLIITRRGGTPVYLRDFALVRQGYKEREAITRMGGVEAVEIA